Below is a genomic region from Candidatus Binatia bacterium.
ACGTAGAGCGCCGCTTCGGCGTAGAGCGCGGCAGCGTCCGGATCGTCGGGGTAGGCGAGTGCGATGCGCCGCAACGCGTCGCGATAGTTCACGAGCAGCGCGTCAGGCGACGTCTTCGGTTTGGCGTCGAAGCGCGCCGCCGCCGCGTCGATGAGCGCGCGATCCTCGGCGGACGCGTACCGCTCCAGCGCCTTCGCTTGCTGGATGGCCTCCCGTGCCTGTTCGTCACGGTCGTCGGTCGCGTCCACGTTGAGGTTCGGTGCGTTGCTTAGCGCGATACCCCAATACGCCATCGCCATGTGCGTGTCGAGATCGGCCGCCGTATAGAACTCGTGCTCCGCGGCCTCCGGATTGTAGGCGTAATAGTCGAGCAGGCCGCGGTCGAATGCCGCCTGCGCCGCGGCGTTGCTCGAGGCGGCGTGATGAATGAGCGTTTGCGCGCCGGCCGCAAACGTTGCGCTCAGCGCGAGGGCGATCGTCACGAATACTGCCTTCATAGCTGAAACGTCCTCCAGTCGTAGTCAACGAATCCGCGGCTGCCGACGTCCTCCCAACCCTGGCGATAGGCCTTGCCGATGCCGACCTCGTCGTTGAAGCCGACGACGCCCAGCGGAAGCGTCTGCTCGGGCCGGATGTAACGCAGCTCCGTCGCCGTGACGGAGTGCATGAACGTCGCCAGCAGCGGGTTGTTCCGGGTCACGCGCGAGACCTCGGACGGCGATATGCCCTCGATGGCGCGCTTCCCGACGGATTGAAAGTATGCGTTGCGCATCTCGACCTCGATGATCTTGCGCTGCATCGTCCCATAGGCGCCGAACGCAATCTCGACGGCGTCGTGATAATCGGTCTTCGCCTCGAAGGGCGGGTCGAGCAGGACGACGTCCGCCGATGTGGCGACGGCGTGGGCGACGCCGACCGGCGAGTTGGTCGCAATACCCCCGTCGCAGTACGGAGCCGGCACTCCGTCCGGACCCGGCATGATCACGGGATCGAAGGCGATAGGAAGCGCCGACGAAGCGAAGATCGCGTCGTGTAAGAGATCCGCAGTCGCCTCGCGGACGACGGTCTGCGGCCCAAGCAAGATATGCAGCGCGTTGACGACCTTGCGCGGGAGCTCTGCGCCGCTTCCCTCGGGCGTGACGTAAAAATACTCGGGCCGCTGCTGCGCCAGATTCGTCACGCCCCACAGGAGCGGAACGAGCAGCGGAACCGCGGGATCGACGTTGCGCGCGATCCAATCGCGAACCGGCTCGCTCTGCAAGAGCCCGCGCTGATCGCGCACGAGGGCAATAAGGCTCAGCGCGGAGCCCGCGCGGTCCAACAGTCCGCTCTGCGAATCGCGCAGCGCGGCGTAGCGCGACTTCGCCTGAATCAGCTTTTCGCGGCTTATGCCGTACCAAAGCTCGCGCAGCTTCTCGTACTGGCCCGTTGCGACGAACCAGCCGTTTAGCGCGCCGATCGAGGTTCCGCAGACGACCTCGTAGGGCGGCAGCCGCTGACCGTCGCGCACGCCTCCACGTGCCGCCAGCCCGCCGACGACTCCGGCCTCGTACGCCCCGCGCGCACCGCCGCCGCTGAGCACGAGCGCGCCGGCCAGGGGCTCCAAGGACGCGCCGGGCGCGCCCGCGCGATCGGCTCCGAGCAGCGCCGGTCCGAATCCCCACGCCCAGAGCGCCAACAAAAAGCGACGGCGTTCGATCATGCCAACCGCTTCAACAACCGTCTGTGCCGAACATTTTCTCGATCTCGCACGGTCCTGCTATGCTGGTGTGATGACGCCGAGAGGAATTGCCTTCGCGCTGATCGGCGCGGCGAGCGTACTGCCCGTGTCGGTCGCTCGTGACGCTGCACGCCCCCGCGATCTCGCCGGATGGGAAGACGGCCGCACTCGTGATCTCGCGCGTCGTATGGGACGACG
It encodes:
- a CDS encoding patatin-like phospholipase family protein — encoded protein: MIERRRFLLALWAWGFGPALLGADRAGAPGASLEPLAGALVLSGGGARGAYEAGVVGGLAARGGVRDGQRLPPYEVVCGTSIGALNGWFVATGQYEKLRELWYGISREKLIQAKSRYAALRDSQSGLLDRAGSALSLIALVRDQRGLLQSEPVRDWIARNVDPAVPLLVPLLWGVTNLAQQRPEYFYVTPEGSGAELPRKVVNALHILLGPQTVVREATADLLHDAIFASSALPIAFDPVIMPGPDGVPAPYCDGGIATNSPVGVAHAVATSADVVLLDPPFEAKTDYHDAVEIAFGAYGTMQRKIIEVEMRNAYFQSVGKRAIEGISPSEVSRVTRNNPLLATFMHSVTATELRYIRPEQTLPLGVVGFNDEVGIGKAYRQGWEDVGSRGFVDYDWRTFQL